The Rhizobium viscosum genomic sequence CCCAGTATCAGGAAAGCGGCCCGGACTATATCTACTCGCTGCTGACCGGTTATGAAGAGCCGCCGGCTGGCTTCCAGGTTCCGGCAGGCGCGCATTACAACCCGTATTTCCACGCTGCCGCTGCCTTCGCCATGCCGAAGCCGCTCTCCGACGACCAGGTCACCTATGACGATGGTTCGCCGCAGACGGTCGATCAGTACGCCAAGGATGTCTCGTCGTTCCTGATGTGGGCGTCCGAGCCGCATCTCGAAGAACGCAAGCGTACCGGCTTCATGGTCATGGTCTTCCTGCTGATCTTCACTGTGCTGATCTATCTGACCAAACGTTCGGTCTACGCGCGCACTGACCACTGAGATTATCCAATCTCATCGGGAAAGGCGGCTTTTTAGCCGCCTTTTTTATTTGGTTTGACCCGGCGCAGTTGATAGTGTGCGGGCGTTTTGTGCTCCTCGCAGATACGGATTTTCGATGAACAATACGCTTTCGGAGCTTGCGGCCAGCATCCGCTCCATTCCGGATTACCCCAAGCCCGGCATCATCTTTCGCGACATCACCACGTTGCTCGGCAATCCCCGTGCCTTCCGCCGCGCGGTCGATGAACTCGTGCAGCCCTACGCTGGTCTGAAGGTCGACAAGATCGCCGGCATGGAAGCGCGGGGCTTCATCCTCGGCGGCGCGGTTGCGCATCAGCTTTCCTCGGGCTTCGTGCCGATCCGCAAGAAGGGCAAGCTGCCGCATGACACGGTGCGCATCGCCTATAGCTTGGAGTATGGCGTGGACGAGATGGAAATGCACCGTGATGCCGTCCAGCCGGGAGAGAAGGTGATCCTCGTTGACGATCTGATCGCGACGGGCGGCACGGCTGTCGGCGCAACACAGCTTCTTCGTCAGATCGGCGCGGAGGTTGTCGGCGCCTGCTTCGTCATCGACCTGCCGGATCTCGGCGGCCGCAAGAAGCTCGAAGACCTCGGTGTCGACGTGCACACGCTCGTCGAGTTTGCCGGCCATTGAGCATGTCAATTTCAGCAGAGCCGTTACAGGCGTTTGCTGGAATTGCTTCTGTCCGCATTACTCGAATTCCAGCACGCTGCTTTCGAAGCGGATGACGGGAATACCGTCCTGATTGACGCCTTCGCAGAGGATGCTGTTGACATGCCAGCCCGGCCGCGACGCAAGCGGGCGGCCGGAGAGAAAGGTCACGGAATAGCTGACCATCTCGTCGACAAAGACCGGCTTCATCCATTGCAGCTTCTGGAAACCGGGTGAGGGGCCGAGGTTCGGCGGCTCCAGGCCTTCCCTCTTCAGCCGGCCAATCTCCGCCATCCAGTATTTGAGGAAACACTGCATCCATGCGGCCGTCGTATGCCATCCGGAGGCGCAGAGCCCGCCGAACATGCTGTCCTTGGCCGCATCCTTGTCGGTATGGAAGCGCTGCGGATCGTATTTCCGGGCGAAGCTGAGGATCTTTTCCTCCGTGAAGACGTAGGTGCCGATCTCGCTCTTCTCACCGGCGGCGTAGAGTTCGGTCATTCTCATGCGCTGCCCTCCGGGTTGCCACGCATACCGAAGATAACAGAATTTTCTGATAGGCAGACCAGTTCGCCGCGCTGGTTTTCCACCTCGTGGCGAAACTTGACGATGCCGAGGCCCGGACGCGAGCGAAGGGCACGCGCCTCCAGCACCGTCGAATGGCCGGAAAGCGTATCGCCTGACAGCACCGGCTTGCGCCACTCCATGAAATCGACGCCGGGTGCACCTTCGCAGAGAGAATTCAACACATAGCTGTCGGCCATCATGCGCATGAACATTGCCGAGGTGTGCCAGCCGGATGCTGCGAGGCCGCCGAGGATGCTGGCACGGCCCGCGGTCTCGTCCAGATGCATGGGCTGCGGGTCGAACTCCGCGGCGAATTCGATGATTTCGGCAGCCGTTACCGGCTTCGGGCCGAGCGGGAAGCGCCGGCCGGGCTGGAAATCCTCATGGGCGAGCTTTTCTGCAGGCATCAGGGTCTCTCATCATAGGCAGGCCTCATTGCTTACAATAGCATCCGCCCGGGCTCAATGATTCCATAGGGGCGAACCAGAATGGCTGAACTAAGGTCGATACTCGATGAGGCAGCGCGGGAGGGGTTGATCACCGCAGAGGCCGGTGAGCGGCTGGCGCCGTTCCTTGCAGCGCGTGGCGTGATCGTCGAGGCGCGGGCGGCCGAGCCTCAAGAACCTGCCTGGTCTGATACCGAGACACCGCGTTTCGTGCGTGGGTTCCACGACGTACTGATCACTATCGGCATTCTCATCGCACTTGCAGGCCTCTGGGGGCTTGCCTCGCTCTATACGGTGCTGCCGGCGATCCTGGTGCTGGCGGAAATCCTCGTGAAGCGCCAGCGCCTCGCGCTGCCGGCTGTCGTGCTGACGCTGGCGGTTTTTTTCTGGACCTTCCGGATGATGCTGTCGGTCTATCCCTCCAATGCCGATCTGTGGCTGACAGGCGATGGCATCGATAGGTTCATCGTCGCATTTCCCGTCATCATGGGGCTTTTCTACCTGCGCTACCGTGTGCCGCTTGCGCTCGCACTCTCCATCTTCTCGGGGCTGGCCCTCGTGCTCGCGCTTGTCTTCCGCCTGCTGCAATGGGGGAGCGGCGACGATGCCTTCATCCTCAACCATCCGACTCTCGTGTCGGTCATCCTGTTTGCCTGCGCGGTCGGCCTGTTCGTCGCCGCGCTCGGCTTCGATCTCAGCGACAGGTTTCGCCGCACGACGCGATCGGATGTCGCCTTCTGGCTTCATCTCGTCGCCGCGCCCGCCCTGCTTTACAGCATCCGGATATTGCTCTCACTCGACGGCGGCTGGCTGGATATCATGGATGCGAACTCCTTCAAGACGCCTGTTGTCGTCGTAATCGTCGCGCTGCTGATGCTGATTGGCCTGATCATCGACCGGCGCGCTTTCGTGACATCAGGCCTGCTGACGCTGGGCTTGGCGATCTATGGGATATTCCAGCAGGGGAGTGCGACCGTCGATACTTACGTGTTCGGGACGCTGATCATTGTCGGCGTGATCGTGCTCGTCATCGGTACGGGATGGATGCCACTTCGGCGCATGGTGCTGCACGCCTTGCCCTCAGGCGTAGTGGAAAGGCTGCCGCCCGGCTGAGCGGCAGCTGAAGCGTGTCACGGTCTTTTGAGATCCGCTTCCCGCGTTTCAGGTCTTGCTTTTCCTCATGTCGCTGACGCAAAGCGCGACATGCTCTGGTCAATCAGGTGTTGAAGCGGAAGTGGATGACGTCGCCGTCCTGAACGACATATTCCTTGCCTTCGTCGCGTGCCTTGCCGGCTTCCTTGGCGCCGACTTCGCCGCCAAACTGGATGTAGTCGTCATAGGCGATCGTATTGGCGCGGATGAAGCCACGTTCGAAATCGGAGTGGATGACGCCAGCGGCCTGCGGCGCCTTGGTGCCACGTTCGATCGTCCAGGCGCGCGTTTCCTTCGGTCCGACCGTGAAATAGGTGATCAGGTGAAGCAGCTTGTAGCCGGCGCGGATCAGGCGGTCGAGGCCTGCCTCATCGAGGCCGAGTGCCGAGAGGAATTCCTTGGCCTCTTCGTCCGGAAGCTGGGCGACTTCAGATTCGATCGCAGCCGAGATGGTGACTGTTTCGGCACCCTGAGCCTTGGCCATAGCGGCGACGGCCTCGGTATATTTGTTGCCGGTTGCGGCATCGCCTTCGGCGACGTTGCAGACGTAGAGGACCGGGTGCGATGTCAGAAGGTTGAGGCCCTTCAGGATGTTGGTCTCTTCTGCATCGAGCTTCGAAAGCAGCGTGCGAACTGGTTTGCCGTCCTGCAGCAGCGCCAGCGAGGCTTCCATGATCGGCAGCATCGCCATGGAATCCTTGTCCTTGCTGGTGGCGCGCTTGCGGGTCTGCTCCGTGCGGCGCTCAAGGCTGTCGAGATCGGCGAGCATCAGTTCGGTCTCGATCGTCTCGGCATCGGCAACCGGGTCGATGCGGCCTTCCACGTGGGTGATGTCGCCGTCTTCGAAGCAGCGCAACACATGCACGATGGCATCGACTTCGCGGATATTGGCGAGGAACTGGTTGCCGAGACCTTCACCCTTCGAGGCGCCACGCACGAGGCCGGCAATATCGACGAAGTTGATGCGGGTCGGGATGATTTCCTTCGACTTGGCGACATTGGCAAGCTTCTGCATGCGCGCGTCGGGAACGGCCACTTCGCCGGTGTTCGGTTCGATCGTGCAGAAAGGATAGTTCGCCGCCTGTGCGGCCGCCGTCTTGGTGAGTGCGTTGAAGAGGGTCGACTTGCCGACATTCGGCAGGCCGACGATACCGCATTTGAAGCCCATGGCTGAAACCTGCTGTTCTCTAGAATTCCTTGGCCGTGCCTATGGGATAAAGGAGGGGAGCGGTCAAGTCTTAGAGCGCTTTTCTCGCCGCTCCCTTGCCGTCAGGGCTTGGCAGCCTTATTCTTACCTCGTGGGATTTTTCCGGCATCAGGTGTCGAAATTCTGCAATCAAAAAAGTTTAGTTAGATCGAAACCCCTTCCCATGTCATCAACGGGCGGATTTCCGATGGTTGACAACGACATTGCCTTAAAACCCAAGACCAGGGTGAAGCCCAAGCTGGACAAGCCGAAGCTCTACAAGGTCATTCTCGTCAATGACGATTATACGCCGCGCGAATTCGTCATCGTGGTGCTGAAGGTTGTCTTCCGCATGAGCGAGGAGGCCGGCTACCGCGTGATGATGACGGCACACAAGCTCGGCTCCTGCGTAGTCGTGGTCTGTACCAGGGATATTGCGGAGACGAAGGCCAAGGAAGCCATCGACCTTGCCAAGGAAATGGGCTTTCCACTGATGTTTACCACCGAGCCCGAGGAATAGAGTCGGCGTCTCAAGACTGCCGGCGGATTTGGTAGCCGGTCTTGTCCTGCGTGAAACCACAGTTTTCATAGAAACGCAGTGTCGCCGGGTTCTTCGATCCGGTCAGCAGCATGACCTTGTAGCAGCCGGCATTCCAGGCTTGCGCGATCGCATGCCGGATGAGCTTGCCGGCATAACCTTGCATGCGGTGATCGGCGTGGGTGACGACGTTTTCGATCAGTGCATAGGAGGCGCCATTGCGCGTCAGGTTGGGGACGATGATCAGCGTGACAGTCGCGGCAGCGATCTCGCCGGCAAAGCCGATCAAGACCGCCATGCCGGGCTGCGCCAGGATGGCGGAAAAGCGTTCCATTGCCACATCGGGAGCGAGGACCGGATCGGTCGGGCTGAGGTGCTGGTAGAGCGTGGTCAGGCCCTGCAGATCGCCGACGGCCGCAGGCCGGATGCTGAAATCGCCACCGGCCATCGCGTTCAGTCGCTCTTGTTGCCGAACATCTTTTTCAGCATCTCGGCCATAGGGCCTGTCGCCGGAAGCTTCTGCTGGCCGTGATTGCGGGCCTGGTGAATGTGGGACTTTCCCGCTGGCTTCTTCTCCGGCTTCGGCTTTTCCTCTTCCGCCTTGCCGCCGAGCGCCAGCGCAATCTTGTTCATCAGCTGGGAATCTTCATTGCGGACCAGCATGTCGGCATTGTCGGCGAGCGTGTCGAGAAGCGGTTCCAGCCAGTCGCTGTCGACCTTGGCGAAATCGCCGAGCACATGGTTATGCACCAGCTCCTTGACGCCGGGATGGCCGATACCGAGGCGCAGTCGGCGGTATTCCTTACCGCAATGCGCGTCGAGCGACTTGATGCCGTTGTGGCCGCCATGACCGCCGCCGGTCTTCAGCCGCGCCTTGCCGGCCGGCAAATCGAGTTCGTCATAGATCGCCACGAGATCGGAAGGCTGCAGCTTATAGAAGCGCATGGCTTCGCCAACGGCTTCGCCCGACAGGTTCATGAAAGTCTGCGGCTTGATCAACAGCACCTTCTCACCCGCCAGCTCACCTTCGGAAATCTCTGCCTTGAACTTTCTCGACCAGGGCGAAAAGCTGTGGCGGCGATAGATCGCATCCACCGCCATGAAACCGATATTGTGCCGGTTGCCGGCATATTTCGCGCCGGGATTGCCGAGACCTGCGATGATCAGCATGGCCTGTCTTCCTTGCAAGAGCTGTTGGCGTTCACCACCGCGAAACGGCGGCAAAGTCAAGTGGCAAAGGCGGGCGTGAACGGCACGCGGCCGATCATTTCAGCAGATGCAGGCCGTATTTCAGAAAGATCTGCTTCTGTTCGCCGCTGGCGATCAGCCTGTCCAGCGAGACCTGCATGCGGGCCAGGAGATCGTCCGGGAAATTCTTTTCGCAGGCAATTCCCATCGGCTGGGAGGACAGTATCGTCACCATTTCCAGCGGCTGATCGGCCTTCAGTTTGTCGAAATAGAGTTCGGAGATCGGCATCATGTCGATACGGCCGCCAAGCAGCTTGCGCAGCGTCGCGTTGAAATCGCTGGCGACGTCGAGCTTGTTAAAGCCCTTCTCCTTCAGCGTCACTTCCGTGTAGTCGTCGCGCTGCGTGCCGATTACGTATTTCTTCGCGTCTTCGAGATTTGCGGCCGAGACACCCGATCCCTTGCGGGTGATCAGAATGTTGCGGTCGACGAGGAGCGGCTCGACCCATTTGAACAGGCCGTCGCGCGCGGCGTTATGTGCGGTTGCGAAAACACAGGTCATCGGCGTCGAACGGGCCAGGCTGAAGGCACGGGCCCAGGGCATTACGTCGAGCGTATAGCCGACACCGATATCGGCCATCACCTTCTCGACCTGTTCGACGGTCGCGCCCTTGATCATCTTTCCCTCGCGGTAATTGAAGGGGGCGTATTCCTCGGTCACGAAGGCTATCGTCTGGGCTGAGGCAGACGTGGCAAAACAGGGCAGGGTAAGAAGTGCAAGAAGCAGCAGCTTTTTCATCGCGATACCTCCCATATCTCGTCAATTCATGAAGCGCGCGCCACATCCGAGAGTGAGTTGCTCAATTCCTCGATCAGCCTGGCGGCATTCTGCGGACGGTGGAACAGATAACCCTGACCATAATCGAGGCCCATCTGGTGCAGCGTGCCGCACTCCTCCTCCGTCTCGACGCCTTCGGCGATGACGGTGCAGTTCATCTTGTGCGACAGCGTGGTAATGCCTTCGATCAGCATGCGGCTCTTCTCGCGCACGTCATCGTCAGCATCATTGATGGCGCGGGTGAAGGATTGGTCGATCTTGATGATGTCGACCGGGAAGCGGTTGAGATAGCTCAGCGACGAGTAGCCGGTACCGAAATCGTCCAGCGCGATACGGCAGCCGAAACGGCGCAGTTCCGTTACGATCATGCGGATCTGCGGGTTGTCGTGCATCAGCACGGCTTCCGTGATCTCGACGACGATACGATCCGGCAGGATGCCATGTCGGCCGAGAATGGCGGCAAGGCGGGCGGCGAGCGCCGGTTCGAACTGCAGCGGCGAGAAATTGATGGCGAGATAGGTGCCCTGCATGCCGGGCAGGCGGGAAATCTTCGCCAGATTGGCGATTGCCTTTTCCATGATGACGTTGCCGACGCGGACGATCTTGGCAGTCTCTTCGGCTACGCTGATGATCTCGGCCGGCGGCATGAGACCCTTCTGTGGATGGTTGAGGCGCATCAGCGCTTCGAACCCGGCAATACCGCGGCCGTTCAGGTTGACGATCGGCTGCAGATAGGCCTCGAACCAGTCGTCGGCGAGGCCGGCTTCGATATGCGCTTCGATCTCGGCGCGGCGGCGGGCGTGGTCGAGCATGCTGCTATCGAAGATCTGTGCGCCGTTCTTGCCGTCGCGCTTCTTGGCGTACATGGCCATGTCGGATTTCTGCAGCAGTTCGGCGGCGGTCGCAGCGTGGC encodes the following:
- a CDS encoding adenine phosphoribosyltransferase; amino-acid sequence: MNNTLSELAASIRSIPDYPKPGIIFRDITTLLGNPRAFRRAVDELVQPYAGLKVDKIAGMEARGFILGGAVAHQLSSGFVPIRKKGKLPHDTVRIAYSLEYGVDEMEMHRDAVQPGEKVILVDDLIATGGTAVGATQLLRQIGAEVVGACFVIDLPDLGGRKKLEDLGVDVHTLVEFAGH
- a CDS encoding MaoC/PaaZ C-terminal domain-containing protein, coding for MRMTELYAAGEKSEIGTYVFTEEKILSFARKYDPQRFHTDKDAAKDSMFGGLCASGWHTTAAWMQCFLKYWMAEIGRLKREGLEPPNLGPSPGFQKLQWMKPVFVDEMVSYSVTFLSGRPLASRPGWHVNSILCEGVNQDGIPVIRFESSVLEFE
- a CDS encoding MaoC family dehydratase, which encodes MPAEKLAHEDFQPGRRFPLGPKPVTAAEIIEFAAEFDPQPMHLDETAGRASILGGLAASGWHTSAMFMRMMADSYVLNSLCEGAPGVDFMEWRKPVLSGDTLSGHSTVLEARALRSRPGLGIVKFRHEVENQRGELVCLSENSVIFGMRGNPEGSA
- the ychF gene encoding redox-regulated ATPase YchF is translated as MGFKCGIVGLPNVGKSTLFNALTKTAAAQAANYPFCTIEPNTGEVAVPDARMQKLANVAKSKEIIPTRINFVDIAGLVRGASKGEGLGNQFLANIREVDAIVHVLRCFEDGDITHVEGRIDPVADAETIETELMLADLDSLERRTEQTRKRATSKDKDSMAMLPIMEASLALLQDGKPVRTLLSKLDAEETNILKGLNLLTSHPVLYVCNVAEGDAATGNKYTEAVAAMAKAQGAETVTISAAIESEVAQLPDEEAKEFLSALGLDEAGLDRLIRAGYKLLHLITYFTVGPKETRAWTIERGTKAPQAAGVIHSDFERGFIRANTIAYDDYIQFGGEVGAKEAGKARDEGKEYVVQDGDVIHFRFNT
- the clpS gene encoding ATP-dependent Clp protease adapter ClpS, with amino-acid sequence MVDNDIALKPKTRVKPKLDKPKLYKVILVNDDYTPREFVIVVLKVVFRMSEEAGYRVMMTAHKLGSCVVVVCTRDIAETKAKEAIDLAKEMGFPLMFTTEPEE
- a CDS encoding GNAT family N-acetyltransferase, with translation MAGGDFSIRPAAVGDLQGLTTLYQHLSPTDPVLAPDVAMERFSAILAQPGMAVLIGFAGEIAAATVTLIIVPNLTRNGASYALIENVVTHADHRMQGYAGKLIRHAIAQAWNAGCYKVMLLTGSKNPATLRFYENCGFTQDKTGYQIRRQS
- the pth gene encoding aminoacyl-tRNA hydrolase translates to MLIIAGLGNPGAKYAGNRHNIGFMAVDAIYRRHSFSPWSRKFKAEISEGELAGEKVLLIKPQTFMNLSGEAVGEAMRFYKLQPSDLVAIYDELDLPAGKARLKTGGGHGGHNGIKSLDAHCGKEYRRLRLGIGHPGVKELVHNHVLGDFAKVDSDWLEPLLDTLADNADMLVRNEDSQLMNKIALALGGKAEEEKPKPEKKPAGKSHIHQARNHGQQKLPATGPMAEMLKKMFGNKSD
- a CDS encoding substrate-binding periplasmic protein, translated to MKKLLLLALLTLPCFATSASAQTIAFVTEEYAPFNYREGKMIKGATVEQVEKVMADIGVGYTLDVMPWARAFSLARSTPMTCVFATAHNAARDGLFKWVEPLLVDRNILITRKGSGVSAANLEDAKKYVIGTQRDDYTEVTLKEKGFNKLDVASDFNATLRKLLGGRIDMMPISELYFDKLKADQPLEMVTILSSQPMGIACEKNFPDDLLARMQVSLDRLIASGEQKQIFLKYGLHLLK